TTATATGCGATAACGCTGCCTACTATTAGGTCAAAAATCGTTGCAAATTACCTAAAAACATCCAGAGTAGAAATCAAATTCTTGCCTCCTTATTCTCCCGATCTCAATCTGATTGAACGCCTTTGGCGATTCATGAATAAAAAAGTCCGCAATAATCGATATTATGAAAAATTCTTAGATTTTAAGAAGGCAATTTGTGCTTTTTTTGAAAATATTCCTAAATATCGGGAAGAACTGCAACCTCTTTTATCTAGGAAATTTTGCTTAGTTAAATCTTAATTTAAAAACAAACGAGTATATAGTGGTTTCGATTCAATCACATAGAAAAATATAGGATTAACAATAAGTTTCAAGTCATTGACTTGAAACTTATTAAGCTAGCCTTTTGAACTGGCACTACTATATACGATTGAATCGGAATCACTATATATGATATTTTTTGTGGGGTTTTGTGGCCCTTTCAACCTTGAAGTGCACAAAAAAGAACATATAAATACTTGAAAAAACATCTATTGTGCACCCGAGCATAGCATGTTTGTAGATAATCTCGTAAACACTTCTAGTGGAGTTTCGAAGTTGAGAGCCTTTCTAGGTCTGTTATTTAGTAAAGTTTCCACCCTTTCTATATCCTTGGAAGTCGTATCTAAAAAGCTTTGTGTTTTAGGAAAATATTGCCTAACTAGTCCGTTTGTATGCTCATTTAAGCCTCTTTCCCAAGAATGGTAGGGCGTTGCAAAGTAGAAGTCTGTCTCTAGCTCGAAACTAACCATTTGGTGATAGGCAAATTCTTTTCCGTTGTCTGCTGTTAATGTGTGTACAAAATCTTTGATAGGTTTAAGTTGTTCAATTAACGCTTGACTTACTTCCTCTGCAGTTTTATGAGAAACTTTGGCGAGCTTAGTTAGCTTGGAAGTTCTTTCTACCATTGATACAATTACGCCTTTATGTCCTGCCCCTATGACTGTATCTAGTTCCCAGTCTCCTAAACGAGTCTTTTTTTCTACAATACAAGGCCGTTGCTTAATATCTATACGACCAGGCATGTTCCCTCTTCCAGAAGCTCCCTTTCTCTGCTTGTTATATTTTTTCCCTCGATGACGGAGCTCTCTATAAAGCTGTCCTCCCTGTCGTTTATCTTTCCAGATATGATTATAGATGGTCTCATGACTAACATGTTCTTTACCATGTCTTTTAAGCCATCCGGATATTTGTATAGGGCTCCATTGCAACTTGATTTTTTCTTCAATACGGGTAACTATTTGAGGAGTCATTTTTTTATTGGGCTGAGAATTTTTTCTAAGAAATGCTTTTTCTTGAGCTTGCTGATGACGGTATCCTCGTTGCCCTTTATTTCTCTTAAGTTCCCTACTAATAGTGCTATGATGAACTTTTAGAATGTTTGCTATTGAGCTAGATGTATCTCCTCTAGCTTTTAAAATATAAATCTGACATCTTTGGTCATAGGTTAGGTGATGGTAGCCTTTAGGCAAGGTCTCTCCTTGTGTTTGATTGTTAAAAATCACAATAGAGATTCTTTCATCGCCTGCCTATTCTTTTTTTAATTCTTCTGTGCACTTCAAACTTGAAAAGACTTGTACATTTTTAAGAAACCATTGGTTATAGTTTTTATTTTTTCTCCTTTAGAACTAGTTAACATTTAAGCTTTGGTGCTATCATTAGCTTTATTTTACTACATTTTGCCTATGAACTGGAATGATATAGAATTTTCTTTTAATCGAGCATTGCGACTGAGCTTTTCGATAAAAAAGCTGTTATTTGTATTTGTGATATTGTGGTGTTGTGGATTTGGTCTGCTTCTTTGCAAGTCATTAGGATTACAAACACAAGATTGGTTGATGCTCAATTGGAATTTCCTGCCATTTTTTTCTATGGGTATATTAGGGCTAGCTCTTGGAGTTTTGTTAATCCGTCTTTATCATGATGAGATTAAAGAGAAAAAAATGAACTATCAAAAAACCTTTTCTTTATCCAAAAGGGTGATGGTTGAAATTGCTTACCTAGGAATGCCTTTAATAATAGGGTATTTAATCCTATGGACAGTCCTTGGTTTGTTTTATTTGATTAAAGCACTACCTAAGGTAGGTTGGGCTTTAGGGGTTTTTCTATCATTTGGTCCTTTTTTACTGTTTTTGAGTATGGTTCTTTTAGTTGTTCTATTTTTGTTCTTATTTTTCTTTTTAACGCCAATTGTAGCTTTAAGGGATTGTTTGCCAAAAGAATGGATTAAATGCATGCTGAGTAGAATAAGTAATTCTTTACTTACTAATTTTGTATTGTTTATCATCTCAGTCATTCCAGTAGGGTGTATTTTAGGACTGCTCATGATCTCGCTGAATATGACCCATGCATTCTACCTTTCATCAGCTAACCCCTTAGATTTGGTATTGATCATGCTACCGGTTTCTATTCTTTTGGCGCCGGGTGTGGTATTCTTTTTTCAATTTGCTGCAGAATCGCATATTTTAATGATGCAAAAAAGATAGTTATGCGGATTGCAATTATAGGTGCTGGTTTTTCTGGATTAGCAGTAGCTTGGAATTTGCTGAATCTAAAGAATCAAGTAGTTGTATTTGATCCTTTTTCAGGGGGAGCATCATTTGTAGCAGCAGGTTTACTCCACCCTTATGTAGGTGAAGAGGCGCAAAGATCGCTTTTTGCAACCGAAGCTATGCAAAAGACAGAAGATTTGCTACACGTAGCAAAAAGAAGCTTAAAGAAAGAACTCTATAGAGAAGGTATTATTCGCATTGCTCAAAATGAAAAACAAAGGAAGGCCTATAAAAATCACTGCGTGGTTTTTAAAGATGTCGTAGATTTAGGCAATGATCATTTCTTGATCAAATCGGGAAAGACGGTATTTTGTAAACGTTACCTGCAAGGAATGCGACTAGCTATTATAGAAAAAGGCGGCCAGTTTATTGCAGAGAAAATTACAGAGTTAGAACAGCTAAAAACCTTTGATCAAATAGTTGTTGCAGCAGGAGCCTCTATTCGTGATTTCTCAGAATTTGTGCAATTAAAATTGAGTTTTATCAAAGGACAGGTTCTCACTTGTGAAATTCCCCTTAATTTACAAATAGAGAGAAGTCTTGTGGGCAAAGGCTATATAGCAACATCTCATAAGTGCGGGATCTACCATGTGGGTGCGACGTATGAGCGCCATGATTTAACAGAAACAGTGAATCTATTGAATACGCAAAAAGTGCTTTTTACTAAGGCGGCTAGTTTTTATCCAGATATTTGGCAGCTAAAACCTATAGACTGCTCTTCTGCTATAAGAGTGATGCGTCAAGGACACTATCTTCCCATTGCAACAAAAGTCTCTAATAAGGTGTGGGTAATTACAGCTATGGGATCTAGAGGTTTATTATATCATGCTTATTTCGGAGAAAAATTGGCGCAGGCAATAATAGGGAACAACAACTCTTTCTTTTCAAGAACTAATGTATTACTTAAAATAGATCGACTATGAGCATACAAGCGCAATTTACATTTATGGGGACCGGTGGATCTATGGGAACTCCTGTGATTGGTTGTCATTGTGCGATATGTCATTCCCTTAATCCGCTAGATCAAAGGATGCGTCCTTCTGGTTTGATACAAGTAACGGATAAGAATTTTGTGATTGATGTAGGCCCTGATTTTCGTATGCAAGCTTTACGATTGGGGATTGAAAAAATAGATGGTGTATTGATCTCTCATGCACATTCAGACCACATTGCTGGATTGGATGATTTAAGAGCGTATTATTTTTTGCATAAATCTAAAACGCCTTGTTTGTTATCCGAGCTAACTTTTAAAGAACTAAAGCAACGCTATCCCTATTTATTCCAGCCTACCAACAATGAAAAAAGTGTAACAGCTCAACTCGATTTCTGTGTGCTTCCTCAAGAATTCGGCTCTATTTTTTTCCAAGGGATTCAATGGGTTTTCTTTTCCTATCTGCATGCAGAAATACAAGTAACGGGTTTTCGCATAGGGAATTTTGCCTATGTGTCTGATATAAGGTATTACTCTAATCAAGTAATAGACATGCTAATTGGAGTAGAAACCCTTGCGATAAGTGTGCATAAAAAAGAGGCTACAGAGGTGCACTTTGGAATAGAAGAAGCCATGGAATTCTCTACATTTATAAGGACTAAAAAAACGTATTTCACCCATTTATCTCATGATTTCGAGCATGGTAAAATAAAGCTTCCGTTTGGATTTGAGCTTGCCTATGATGGCATGGTTATTTTTTTTACAATACCTAAAAAGGATCTACATGACAATTGACCCAGCATCACTGGAGTTAAAAAATTCACATAGAGCGATTCTTATAGGGGTTTATTCTCATAGCCAACAAAAGGCTCTTTGCATTGATTATTTAAGTGAATTAGAACGTCTTTGTGAAACCTATGGTTGGCAAGTTACCGCTATATTTGCCTGCATGTTGCGTAAGGTAGATGCCGCAACTTATTTGAGCAAGGGTAAGGTAGAAGAGCTAGCCCAAATGGTGATTGATTTAAATGCGGATGTAGTGGTGTTTGATGATGAAATTAGTCCTCATCAACAACGTAATTTAGAAAAGCAATTAAAAAAAGCTGTAATTGATCGCACAGAATTAATTATTGAGGTGTTTGCACAAAGAGCGCAAACCAGAGAAGCACGTTTACAAATCGAGCTTGCAAAAGCAAGATACCAGATGCCTCGCTTGAAGCGTTTATGGACCCATCTTTCTCGTCAAAGTGCAGGGGGTGGAGCGTATTTAAAAGGTGAAGGAGAAAAGCAACTGGAAATTGATAGACGGATTTTGCGACGTCAAATCGATTCGTTAAAGCAAGAAATCGACCAAGTAGCTAAGCAGCGTCATACCCAACGGGGATTGAGAATGCGCACACAAATACCGACATTTGCCATAGTGGGTTATACAAATGTAGGTAAATCCACACTTCTTAGAGCGCTAACTCAAGCTGATGTTTTAGTAGAGGATAAGTTATTTGCAACCCTGGATACCACAACTCGTAAATTTGTTTTGCCTAATAAACAGGCAATTTTATTGATCGATACCGTTGGATTTATTCGCAAGATTCCACATACACTCGTTGCAGCCTTTCGCAGTACATTAGAAGAGGCAATTCACACCGATATTTTATTGCATCTGATCGATGTGAGTCATCCAATGGCTTTTTCTCAGGCGGAGGAGACCCTAGTTGTTTTAAAAGAGCTAGGAGCTGAAGACAAGCCGATTATTACCGTGTTGAATAAAATCGATCTATTTCCCAATCCCTCTACATTAGCCAAATTTCGGATTTTATATCAGAAAACCGTGCCTATTTGTGCTCAAACAGGAGAGGGCTTTGAACTCTTACTCGATAGCATGATGCGCGAAATTGCTCTTTTACGCAAAACAGTGCGGGTCAAAATCCCACAAAGCCATTATGCACTTGTTAGCGAATTGATGCGTTTAGGAAGAGTTCTTGAATGTGAGTATGAAGAAAATGATGTTGTAATGAAATTAGAAATACCAGCTTCCTTAGAACATCGCCTGCAACCGTTTTTACTAGGTTAATCTATGACTTTAAAAGCAATCCCAGCAGAAGAGAGGCCGAGGGAGCGTTTATTACGAGATGGAATTGATTCTCTTTCTTTGGCAGAGCTCATAGCTATTGTTTTAAGCAGTGGAACGCGAGGCAAATCGGTTTTGAGTTTATCAGAAGAACTTATTGTGCGATTTGGTAGTCTTGAATATCTTTTAGATGCTTCTGTAATTGAGCTTATGGAACTCAAAGGAATAGGACTTGCTAAAGCAATTCAGCTAAAAGCGGTTTTTGGTATCGCATTGAAATGTCGTCGTCCTCAGTCTTTAAAAAAATACTCCATTCAATCTGTGGAAGAGGCCTATCTTTTAGCAAAAGGAGAAATCGGTCATTATTCTCAAGAAATTTTATTAGTCATTCTGCGAGATGTGCGTGGGTTTTTAATTCATAGAGAACAGGTAGCGGTTGGAACGCTATCTCAGGTTTTGATCCACCCAAGAGAGGTGTTTTATCCTGCTGTGCGTTATAAGGCTCATAGTATGATTTTAGCTCATAATCACCCCAGCGGAGATCCCACTCCATCTCATGCTGATATTGAATTGACGAAAGTTCTTATGCAATCTGGTCAGATCATGGGCATTGAGATTGATGACCATTTGATTATAGGTAGAGATCGTTTTGTTTCTTTGAAAGAACAAGGCGTTATGAATAGCTTTTCAAAATATTAATCTTTTTTAAAAGATTGCTATCTTTTCTTTATTTCTATCTATTTTTAGGCTTGTTTTAGTATACTTTTATCCATAATATGAACCAGAAAAAAAAATTTAAAGTTGTCACTTTAGGCTGTCGTACTAATCAATACGAATCACAGGCTTATCAAGATCAATTGCTCACTTTAGGCTATAAAGAGGCTAAAGGAGCAGAGCGGGTAGACTTGTGTATTATAAATACTTGCACCGTTACAGAATCAGCAGATAGCTCCAGTCGCTATCAAATTCGCCATTTACATCGCAAATACCCTGATGCAAAGATTGTTGTTACGGGATGCCTTCTGGAAAGCGCAAAAGAGGCCTTGCAGGGCATGGATGAGATAGATTGTGTTGTGCCCAATAAAGATAAGGAAAATCTCCTCTCTTATGTATTCCCAGAACAAGAAATGCCGGAATTTAAAATCTGTCAATTCGAAGCCCATACCAGAGCCTTTGTTAAAGTCCAAGATGGATGTAACTCTTTTTGTACCTATTGTATTATTCCTTATGTACGGGGTCGCTCTCGTTCTCGAGATGTAACAGAGATTTTGCAAGAAGTAAAAGGATTAATTGCTAATGGATATAAAGAAATTGTTTTAACAGGAATTAATATTGGCGATTTTGAATCTAAGCAAATTCGTTTAGCAGATCTGGTCAGGCAAGTCGATGCAATAGAAGGAATACAAAGACTGCGCATCTCTTCGATTGATCCCGATGAGATAGATGAGGATTTAGCAGGTGCTGTTTTACACTCCAAGCACACCTGTGCTTCTATGCATGTTGTTTTGCAATCAGGATCAAATACCATTTTAAAACGCATGAATCGTAAGTACACCAGAGAAGTTTTTTTAGAAACAATAGATAGACTACGCAACGCAAACCCTGATTTTACCTTCACAACCGATGTCATAGTTGGTTTCCCAGGTGAAAGCGAACTGGATTTTCAAGATACACTAGCTATGATGGATTACGTGCGTTTTGCAAAAGTACATATGTTTCCCTATAGTCCACGCCCGCGAACAAGAGCAGTTCTTTATCCTAACCGGATAGATTCAGCAGTTGTTAACACAAGAAAACAACAGGTTTTGCGCTTAGCAGAAGAACATGCGTATTTTTTAAGAGAAAAATATGTTGGGTCTACTCTTCCTGTATTAATAGAGAAAGCAGAAGATGTCTCCAGTGGTCATACAGAAAATTTTCTGCACGTAATTAGTCAAGATAAAGGTCTTAAATCTAATGATCTTGTAGAGATGCAACTATATGAAAACACCCCTGAGGGTCTCTTGGGAAGGATTGTATGAATATCACTATTGCGCATCGTATGCGTCCTTTCTCTCATAAAATGGGAAGTATTTTTCTTTTACCTAATAGCCATTTTAAAGTGGAGCTGTTTCCCACTCTATTGCGATTTACCGATTTAGAAAGTCGCATTGAGCCCATAGAAATACGTCTTTTTATTCGAGGACCTATTCAATCATTTACAGCGGAATTGAATTTAGAAACCGGTTCAATTTGTGTGTTTGGTAGGGCTTTAGATGGATATATACGTTATTCTCTTTTCTATAAGGCCTCAGAACTACTGCTGCTTTGTGAAAAAACCTCTTTTACTTTGCACCTGCAATACAAAACCACATTATCGCAGTTGAAACCAAAACAAACATTCTCTATTCCTGTGCCATTTTGCTTAAAAGAATCTCAAGGCCTGCAAGAAAGATTACACTTAGGTATTCATAAAGCTCAAGATTGGGAATTGATGCAAAGGCGTTTTAACCTACAAGAACTGTTTCCTTTTTGGCTAGCTCTTTCCCAATGGGTTTCCCCTATTGCTCATGAAGATAACAATCTAGGGATGTTCTCTCTCATTCATAAATGCCAGACTGCCATTGAAAAAAAAGAAAAACTACAAATCATTAGCTCCTTTAAAAAGGTATTCTTAGCCGCTTTTGAAGGGGTATTTGTTCCTCGCTTATTCGATAGTGATTATCAAGGCATCCTTGATGCAGAAGAGAATACCTTACCTGCAATAGCTCTTCTTTTACAAAGTGCTAAATTACTAAGAAGGCTCTTTTTTGTGGAAGAAGAGAACCTCTTTTCCATTTTACCTTGTGTTCCTCCAGAGCTACACTGTGGTAGATTGATTCAATTACAAACGACAAAGTTAGATCGGATAGATATAGAATGGTCTAAGAAAAGACTACGTCGTATGTTCATGCAAACAAGCAATACAAGACCTGTTATATGCCAGCTCCCCAAGGGAATTTCCAGCTGTCGTTTGAGAGTGCACAGAAAAGATCAGGGGCAAAAGCTACAGGTGACAAAAGAGGGAATTTTACAAATCCCCGTTCTTGCTCACTTAAAAGCTTGGCTAGACTGTTTTGAGAGATGAGTATAATTTTACCCATTTGTTTATGGTTTTATAATTAACCCTGTGTTTTTTGCCTAGTTCTTTTGTGCTCATAACCCTCTGTACAGGACAATTTTTTAGGAGCAGATAAAAAGAATAGCCCGCAAATATGACCTGAGATCTGGCATAATATACATGCCATAATTGCACACAAAAAAGGGGTTGCTCCTTAAACGGAGTAGGTTAAACTCTCCAATATAAACAAGATTTTTTCAAATCAAGTTCTGTCTAGAACACTTTAAATGTGCTTAATGGAATTTACGCAAGGAATTGAAAATGACTAATTAGATCGGCTGCTTGTATTTGAATCCTCTGAGTTAAAAAATCCTTTGCAATGTTTAGCTGTCCAAAGATTTCCATAGTTCGAGCTTGAATACCAACAGCTCTAGAGCGCTCTGCTAAGATTCACCTTTATCGATAATTCGACAAGAAAGGCCATGCCGAGCAGCTTCTGCTGCTGCCATTAGCATTCCTAGTTGGTCCAGCTCCTATATAACCAACACACCTCAATTAAATCGCTCAATGATGGTTTATAACATCTCTGTAGCTAAAGCAGCTAATTCAGAGCGCTCTGTGCGATCCAAGAAAATATGACCGTAAATAGGGTGTTCCTTAAATCTACCTACCGTATACGTCAAAGCGTTAGAGTCTTTATCTAAATAAGGATTGTCTATTTGAGTAGGATCTCCGGTTAAAACCACTTTTGTCCCTTGACCTGCGCGAGAGATAATGGTTTTTACCTCATGCGGTGTTAGATTTTGTGCTTCATCGATGATAATATACATATTGGGAAGCGTGCGCCCACGAATATAGGTTACCGCTTCCATTTCAATTTTTTTACTTTCCATAATCCATTTTTGCGTTTCAGCAGAATTCGCTGAGCCTGTTGATTCACATAAAAATTCTAAGTTATCGTAAATAGGCTGCATCCAATGATAGAGCTTTTCTTCTTTGCTACCTGGAAGATACCCAATATCTTTTCCTAATGGCACAATGGGCCGACTCACGAGAATTTTTTTATGATTCCCATCATCAAAAATCTTTTTCAAACCCACGGCTAAAGCTAAAAGGGTTTTTCCTGTCCCTGCAGGACCCATAAGGGTTACTAATTTGATATCATCGCGCAGCAGCAAATCTAAGGCACATTTTTGTTCTATATTCAGAGGATGGACACCCCAGATATCTCTTGGCAACTTTAGTAAAGGTTCTAGCTGTTTGTTTTGAGAGTTGTATTTGCACACAGCAGATGACTGCTCTTTTGAGCTAATCAAGCAATATTCATTGGGATACAAATCAGGCAAATCAATTGGCAGGACCCCATCTTTATAAAATAGATCTAGATTTTTCTTACTCATGTCTAATTTACGATACCCTTTATAGATATTTTCGTAAGAAAATCTTAAGTTAATATAGTCTTGTGATTCTATCCCTACAGCTTCTGCTTTAACGCGCACAATAAAGTCTTTAGAAATAAGAGAAACCGGGACACCTTGCTCCTTTAGTTTAAAAGCACTGAAAACAATTTTATGAGCACTGCGATCCAAAGAAAAAGGAAAGGCTTCTCGATCTGCAAATTTTGTATCCATTTGCACTTTTACTAAAATATCATTTTCAATAGAGACTCCTTGCGCCAGTTGACCTGGATGAGCATTTTTTAACCCATCGATATAACGTAAAACATGACGAGCATTCTTTCCCAATTCATCGGAAAATCTTTTCATTCCATCTAGTTCCTCAAGAACGGCAAGAGGGATTACGACATCATTATTATGAAATTTAATGATCGCATCAGGGTCATGTAAAAGAATATTGGTATCTATGATAAATGTTTTACGAACCACTTGATTTCTCCTTTAGTGCAGGTTAAAGTGCAGCATAGCGTGCTCTTTTACTAGACTCAACCTAATTTTTTTAACTAAATTATAAGCATTTTATTATTAATATCTTATGAAACAAGATCAGCAATTAGACATTTCGAGTGCTAAATTCTTGACGCTGAACTTGAAAATCGCTTATAATGGATTTTGTAATTGAAGGAGAAATTTATGAACATTAATCAGAAAATGCTAAACATACCCCCTTATATATCTACCTCTTGGAAAAATGTAGCTGCTTTATATGTTGATAATCAGCAGAATAAGCCCATTCTTAGCATTGCTCTTCTTAATGGAACTTGTATACAAATTCCCAACTTGACGCCTTGTGTTCTAGAAGAGATTTTTTCTATGCACTCTAAATATTTAGAGCAAGAGCAATCTCTATGCAATAAAGAAAAAAGAACTTTGCCAAAAGGAGTGCTAGGAATCATTCCTGGGATTGAGCTCGTCAATACTTCTGAATTAGCTGAGGATTCTGAGTCCTTCCAGAATCTTACAACCTTTTTAAAGACCTTAAGTGCTTCCTTTAAAGGAATATTACCTGGAATAGACTTGCTTCTCCAACATAACTCTCAACTAACAGAAGCCCCTCTTCTCTCTAAGGATATTTTAGAACATATTTTTTCCTTTTTAAAATCTTTAGATGATGAATCCATGCTAAATGGTTTGCTTACTAAACCAGAGCATCCTCATTGTAACTGCCCTTATTGTCAAATCAGTCGTTTTGCTCAAAATAAAACAGAAGAGCTTGAAGAAGAAGTATCTGATAAAGATTTAAAATTCAAAACTTGGGATATCGAGCAGACAGGTGATAAGTTATTTGCTGTAACAAACCCTTTTGATGCAAATGAAAAATACAGCGTATATATTGGTGATCCTATCGGATGTACTTGTGGAGAAATGCGTTGTAAACATATTCATGCCGTGTTAAGTGTAGATATTGCTTAGAGCCTGTTTAAAATCTTCTCATTAAGGTATAATGATAGTTTTCATAAAACCTTTGGAGGTAGTTATGACCCGCTCTTATCCAAGCGATATTTCTCGTAAACAATTTAGCAAAATCCATCTAATACTTGAGTCTACACGCAAAAAAACACGTCCACGAAGAGTTCATCTATATGATATTTTTTGTGGAATTTTGTACATTTTAAAAAGTGGTTGCCAGTGGCGTATGTTACCCATAGAATATCCTAAATGGGAATTATGTTATTATTATTTCCCTCTTTGAAATAAAAAAGATGATAAAAATTCTAAGAGTACTCTTGAAATAGTTTTAAAAAAAATGGGTTGGCGAGGTCAGAAAAAGCAGTGGTCGGAAAGAGAAAACAAGCTTTGTAATTATTGATGCTCAAAGTGTTAAAAATACTGATACAGCGGAAAAGATAAGGATATGATGCAGGGAAAAAAATATCAGGAATAAAAAGACATATAGCAGTCGATACCCAAGGGCTTCCTCATGCGATTCACATTACCACCGCTAATATCACTGACAGAAATGGGTGTATAGAAGCATTTTCACTACATAAAAACCATTTGTTCGGTGTAAAAGATGTTTTAGCAGATGGAGGATATTCTGGAGAAAAATTTGCAAAGAGTGTGCAGGAGATATTAAAATGTATAGTAGAAATAGCCAAAAGAAATACACTTCATACTTTTACAGTTATTCCCAAAAGATGGGTTGTAGAGCGTTCTTTTGCGTGGATAGAAAAATGTCGCAGGCTATGGAAAAATTGGGAAAGAAAACTACATACAAGCCTGAACATGGTGGTTCTTGCTTTTATTGCTCTACTTTTGAAAAGATTTTAAACAGGCTCTTAAGCTTAAAATTAGTTTAAATCATATATTTTCTTGTAAATGTTTTGTCATACTCGATAAATTTGTGGTATGAAAAAACAATTCTTCCTAGAATACGACTAGATTATTATGATCAGGAGGAATGTAGTAGCATGTCTAAGTATTTTAAGTTTTTTTGCGCATCCTTGTGCGTTTTTTCCTTCCATGTACTTTTTGCAGATGGATTTGCACAAGAAGATGTATTTAATGATTCTCTACCAGCTGTTCAAAATTCTGAAACTCCCTCAATTTCCCTTTCAACACAGCAAGAATCATTTGAACCTTTTACCGGTAAAGTAACAGGAAGAAAAGTCCGATTACGGTTAAATCCAAGTTTAGAAAGCGATGTGGTTGCAGAAATGCAAGCAGATGAGCTCTTATCCATTAATGGAGAAAAAGAAGATTTTTGGGTGGTCTCCCCTCAGAAAGATTTTAAAGTATATGTCTCTCGTAAGTATGTACTGGACAATTTTATAGAAGGCAATCGCGTCAATATTCGCTTAGAACCAAGTGTTGATGCTCCTAGTGCCGGTTTCTTCGATCATGGCTATGCTGTAACCAATCCCTCGATTTCTTCTAAAGATCAAAAGTGGTTTAAAATTGATTGTCCGCCACAAGTACAATTTTATGTTGCAAAGCAATATATAGAATATGTAGGCGGTCCCGAAGTAAAAGAGCAATTCGATTTACGTGTTGCTACAGCAGAACAAAAACTAGCTTCCGCAAATCTACTTGCAAAATCAGACCTCCATAAAAATGTAGATGAAATCGACTTCACAAAGCGAATAGATGCCTATAATGAATTAATCCATGAATATAAAGATATTGCTGCTGTTTCTGAGCAAGCTAAAGAGGCTTTAGTAGATTTTCAAGAAAAATATCTGCATAAAAGAATCCAATACTTAGAAGCTCTGCAAACCCAAGATACTTTCTCTGATACAG
This is a stretch of genomic DNA from Candidatus Rhabdochlamydia oedothoracis. It encodes these proteins:
- a CDS encoding transposase; translated protein: MHKESWLYAITLPTIRSKIVANYLKTSRVEIKFLPPYSPDLNLIERLWRFMNKKVRNNRYYEKFLDFKKAICAFFENIPKYREELQPLLSRKFCLVKS
- a CDS encoding IS30 family transposase; protein product: MIFNNQTQGETLPKGYHHLTYDQRCQIYILKARGDTSSSIANILKVHHSTISRELKRNKGQRGYRHQQAQEKAFLRKNSQPNKKMTPQIVTRIEEKIKLQWSPIQISGWLKRHGKEHVSHETIYNHIWKDKRQGGQLYRELRHRGKKYNKQRKGASGRGNMPGRIDIKQRPCIVEKKTRLGDWELDTVIGAGHKGVIVSMVERTSKLTKLAKVSHKTAEEVSQALIEQLKPIKDFVHTLTADNGKEFAYHQMVSFELETDFYFATPYHSWERGLNEHTNGLVRQYFPKTQSFLDTTSKDIERVETLLNNRPRKALNFETPLEVFTRLSTNMLCSGAQ
- a CDS encoding NAD(P)/FAD-dependent oxidoreductase; the encoded protein is MRIAIIGAGFSGLAVAWNLLNLKNQVVVFDPFSGGASFVAAGLLHPYVGEEAQRSLFATEAMQKTEDLLHVAKRSLKKELYREGIIRIAQNEKQRKAYKNHCVVFKDVVDLGNDHFLIKSGKTVFCKRYLQGMRLAIIEKGGQFIAEKITELEQLKTFDQIVVAAGASIRDFSEFVQLKLSFIKGQVLTCEIPLNLQIERSLVGKGYIATSHKCGIYHVGATYERHDLTETVNLLNTQKVLFTKAASFYPDIWQLKPIDCSSAIRVMRQGHYLPIATKVSNKVWVITAMGSRGLLYHAYFGEKLAQAIIGNNNSFFSRTNVLLKIDRL
- a CDS encoding MBL fold metallo-hydrolase, with the translated sequence MSIQAQFTFMGTGGSMGTPVIGCHCAICHSLNPLDQRMRPSGLIQVTDKNFVIDVGPDFRMQALRLGIEKIDGVLISHAHSDHIAGLDDLRAYYFLHKSKTPCLLSELTFKELKQRYPYLFQPTNNEKSVTAQLDFCVLPQEFGSIFFQGIQWVFFSYLHAEIQVTGFRIGNFAYVSDIRYYSNQVIDMLIGVETLAISVHKKEATEVHFGIEEAMEFSTFIRTKKTYFTHLSHDFEHGKIKLPFGFELAYDGMVIFFTIPKKDLHDN
- the hflX gene encoding GTPase HflX; translated protein: MTIDPASLELKNSHRAILIGVYSHSQQKALCIDYLSELERLCETYGWQVTAIFACMLRKVDAATYLSKGKVEELAQMVIDLNADVVVFDDEISPHQQRNLEKQLKKAVIDRTELIIEVFAQRAQTREARLQIELAKARYQMPRLKRLWTHLSRQSAGGGAYLKGEGEKQLEIDRRILRRQIDSLKQEIDQVAKQRHTQRGLRMRTQIPTFAIVGYTNVGKSTLLRALTQADVLVEDKLFATLDTTTRKFVLPNKQAILLIDTVGFIRKIPHTLVAAFRSTLEEAIHTDILLHLIDVSHPMAFSQAEETLVVLKELGAEDKPIITVLNKIDLFPNPSTLAKFRILYQKTVPICAQTGEGFELLLDSMMREIALLRKTVRVKIPQSHYALVSELMRLGRVLECEYEENDVVMKLEIPASLEHRLQPFLLG
- the radC gene encoding RadC family protein — translated: MTLKAIPAEERPRERLLRDGIDSLSLAELIAIVLSSGTRGKSVLSLSEELIVRFGSLEYLLDASVIELMELKGIGLAKAIQLKAVFGIALKCRRPQSLKKYSIQSVEEAYLLAKGEIGHYSQEILLVILRDVRGFLIHREQVAVGTLSQVLIHPREVFYPAVRYKAHSMILAHNHPSGDPTPSHADIELTKVLMQSGQIMGIEIDDHLIIGRDRFVSLKEQGVMNSFSKY
- the mtaB gene encoding tRNA (N(6)-L-threonylcarbamoyladenosine(37)-C(2))-methylthiotransferase MtaB codes for the protein MNQKKKFKVVTLGCRTNQYESQAYQDQLLTLGYKEAKGAERVDLCIINTCTVTESADSSSRYQIRHLHRKYPDAKIVVTGCLLESAKEALQGMDEIDCVVPNKDKENLLSYVFPEQEMPEFKICQFEAHTRAFVKVQDGCNSFCTYCIIPYVRGRSRSRDVTEILQEVKGLIANGYKEIVLTGINIGDFESKQIRLADLVRQVDAIEGIQRLRISSIDPDEIDEDLAGAVLHSKHTCASMHVVLQSGSNTILKRMNRKYTREVFLETIDRLRNANPDFTFTTDVIVGFPGESELDFQDTLAMMDYVRFAKVHMFPYSPRPRTRAVLYPNRIDSAVVNTRKQQVLRLAEEHAYFLREKYVGSTLPVLIEKAEDVSSGHTENFLHVISQDKGLKSNDLVEMQLYENTPEGLLGRIV